In one Mycobacteriales bacterium genomic region, the following are encoded:
- a CDS encoding biotin/lipoyl-binding carrier protein — MAEEIRAEMVANVWKVVVAEGDQVADGDTLVILESMKMEIPVLTETAGRVSELAVAEGDVIQEGDLIAIVD, encoded by the coding sequence GTGGCCGAGGAGATCCGTGCGGAGATGGTCGCCAACGTCTGGAAGGTCGTGGTCGCCGAGGGCGACCAGGTCGCGGACGGCGACACGCTGGTGATCCTCGAATCCATGAAGATGGAGATCCCGGTGCTCACCGAAACTGCCGGTCGGGTGTCCGAACTCGCCGTCGCCGAGGGCGACGTGATCCAGGAAGGCGATCTGATCGCCATCGTCGACTGA
- a CDS encoding RNA methyltransferase, protein MHSGPKKQGPSPRDVFITVYGRKPVLEALDNPALTVAKVHVADNAHGDTVDAILRAAGDADLEVERTSAQRVKLLAGNGRHDQGVVADVVAPRMQPLEDFLRRTRRHARGDTHPGRKPQTTAVLVLDAITNPSNVGMILRTATAAGLDGVVLPHSGTPEVGPLVIKASAGVAFRAPILRCTTAAQAAHLLRQAGFVVYGLAGTGDAPLYDAELAPMAAFVLGNETRGVTPEVRRQVEQWLSIPLFGGVESLNVASAAAVVAYELVRRRPR, encoded by the coding sequence GTGCATAGCGGTCCGAAGAAGCAGGGCCCGTCGCCGCGCGACGTCTTCATCACCGTCTACGGCCGCAAGCCGGTGCTCGAGGCGCTCGACAACCCGGCGCTCACGGTTGCGAAGGTGCACGTCGCCGACAACGCCCACGGCGACACGGTCGACGCGATCCTGCGCGCCGCGGGCGACGCCGACCTCGAGGTGGAGCGGACCTCCGCGCAGCGGGTCAAGCTGCTCGCCGGTAACGGCCGGCACGATCAGGGGGTCGTCGCCGACGTCGTCGCGCCCCGCATGCAGCCCTTGGAGGACTTCCTGCGGCGCACCCGCCGCCATGCCCGGGGCGACACTCACCCCGGCCGAAAGCCGCAGACCACCGCCGTACTCGTCCTCGACGCGATCACCAACCCCAGTAACGTCGGCATGATCCTGCGTACGGCGACAGCGGCCGGTCTCGACGGCGTCGTACTCCCGCACTCCGGCACCCCCGAAGTCGGTCCGCTGGTCATCAAGGCGTCGGCAGGGGTCGCCTTCCGGGCCCCGATCCTGCGCTGCACCACCGCGGCGCAAGCAGCTCACCTGCTGCGCCAGGCCGGGTTCGTCGTCTACGGCCTGGCCGGAACGGGCGACGCGCCGCTGTACGACGCTGAACTCGCGCCGATGGCCGCGTTCGTGCTCGGCAACGAGACCCGCGGCGTCACCCCCGAGGTACGCCGGCAGGTCGAGCAGTGGCTGTCCATCCCGCTCTTCGGCGGGGTCGAGTCGCTCAACGTCGCCAGCGCTGCGGCGGTCGTCGCCTACGAGCTGGTACGCCGACGCCCCCGTTGA
- a CDS encoding biotin carboxylase N-terminal domain-containing protein — protein sequence MFDTILVASRGGVAVKIIDTCRRLGVKSVAVYSDIDADALHVSLADESLLLGPAPLSESYVDVDRIIEAARVTGARAVHPGDGLLAGEPSAAARVREAGLGWVGPGSEALTLAADQPAARDAAAAAGVPITEETGGAPHHARRIDVTLLGLVDHRIVAVSERDSSVRSGSRTLVDDVPPPAGDADLRRRLRRAAAQIAETVDYRGLGTVRFLVDRDSGELRFGGLEPRLSAGLAVTELVTGIDLVEQQLLIASGQPVSFDADEPPSRGHAVGVRIYAEDLDTVPAGSTRIATWELPGAEGVRMDSGYRPGDTVTRHYDPLLGVLAAWGDDRRVALARLRMALAAVRLDGPAANLDLLVELLDDSRFDVGDYDVGLLQSLRQ from the coding sequence GTGTTCGACACGATTCTCGTCGCGAGCCGGGGTGGGGTCGCCGTAAAGATCATCGACACCTGCCGGCGGTTGGGCGTGAAGTCGGTGGCCGTCTACTCCGACATCGACGCCGACGCCCTGCACGTCAGCCTGGCCGACGAGTCGCTCCTGCTGGGTCCGGCACCGTTGTCCGAGTCCTACGTCGACGTCGACCGCATCATCGAGGCTGCCCGGGTGACCGGCGCGCGCGCCGTGCACCCCGGTGACGGCCTGCTGGCCGGTGAGCCGTCGGCGGCCGCCCGGGTCCGCGAGGCCGGACTCGGCTGGGTTGGCCCCGGCTCCGAGGCGCTGACCTTGGCCGCCGATCAGCCCGCGGCGCGGGACGCCGCTGCGGCGGCAGGGGTGCCGATCACCGAGGAGACGGGCGGGGCACCGCACCACGCGCGCCGTATCGACGTCACGCTGCTCGGGCTCGTCGACCACCGGATCGTCGCGGTCAGCGAGCGGGACTCGTCCGTGCGCTCCGGGAGCCGGACTCTTGTCGACGACGTACCTCCGCCCGCCGGTGACGCGGACCTGCGCCGCCGGCTGCGGCGGGCCGCGGCGCAGATCGCCGAGACCGTCGACTACCGCGGTCTCGGGACCGTCCGGTTCCTCGTCGATCGGGACAGCGGTGAGCTCCGGTTCGGCGGACTGGAGCCGAGACTGTCGGCCGGGCTGGCCGTGACCGAACTCGTCACCGGGATCGACCTCGTCGAGCAGCAGCTGCTGATCGCCTCGGGCCAGCCGGTGTCCTTCGACGCCGATGAGCCGCCGTCGCGCGGGCATGCCGTGGGCGTCCGGATCTACGCCGAGGACCTCGACACCGTTCCCGCCGGGTCGACCAGGATCGCGACGTGGGAGCTGCCCGGCGCCGAGGGTGTGCGGATGGACTCCGGATACCGGCCGGGCGACACCGTCACCCGGCACTACGACCCGCTCCTCGGCGTCCTCGCGGCCTGGGGCGACGACCGGCGGGTCGCACTGGCCAGGTTGCGTATGGCGCTGGCCGCGGTCCGGCTCGACGGGCCCGCCGCCAACCTCGACCTCCTGGTCGAACTCCTCGACGACTCGCGGTTCGACGTCGGTGACTACGACGTCGGCCTGCTTCAGTCGCTGCGCCAGTGA
- the rsrA gene encoding mycothiol system anti-sigma-R factor — MSCGKPHEVDCRDVLSDVYLFLDNECDGGQRAKIEHHLDECGPCLQKFGIEEEVKALLARKCGGDRAPSTLRETVKIRLSQVIITTD; from the coding sequence ATGAGCTGCGGGAAGCCTCATGAGGTCGACTGCCGGGACGTCCTTTCCGACGTCTATTTGTTCCTCGACAACGAGTGCGACGGCGGGCAACGCGCGAAGATCGAGCATCATCTCGACGAATGCGGGCCCTGCCTGCAGAAGTTCGGCATCGAGGAGGAGGTCAAGGCCCTCCTCGCCCGCAAATGCGGTGGCGACCGCGCACCGTCCACGTTGCGGGAGACGGTCAAGATCCGGCTGAGTCAGGTCATCATCACGACGGACTGA
- a CDS encoding sigma-70 family RNA polymerase sigma factor: MVAEETPEQRRERFERDALPFLDQLYAAAMRMTRNPADAEDLVQETFVKAYAAFHQFTEGTNLKAWLYRILTNTFINSYRKRQRQPQQAAGEQVEDWQLAAAESHTSSGLKSAEVEALDHLPDSDVKNALQQLPEDFRLAVYLADVEGFSYKEIAEIMDTPIGTVMSRLHRGRRGLQRLLTDYARERGITPAVVGEGSSS; encoded by the coding sequence GTGGTGGCCGAGGAGACGCCGGAACAGCGGCGTGAACGGTTCGAGCGAGATGCATTGCCCTTCCTCGATCAGCTGTATGCGGCCGCGATGCGGATGACCCGTAACCCCGCTGACGCCGAGGATCTCGTCCAGGAGACGTTCGTGAAGGCCTACGCCGCCTTCCACCAGTTCACCGAGGGCACCAACCTCAAGGCGTGGCTGTACCGAATCCTGACCAACACCTTCATCAACAGCTATCGCAAGCGCCAGCGTCAGCCGCAGCAGGCGGCCGGCGAGCAGGTCGAAGACTGGCAGCTCGCGGCCGCGGAGTCACACACGTCGAGCGGCCTGAAGTCGGCTGAGGTCGAGGCTCTCGACCATCTGCCCGACTCCGACGTCAAGAACGCTCTGCAGCAGCTTCCGGAGGATTTTCGGCTGGCGGTCTATCTCGCCGACGTCGAGGGCTTTTCTTACAAGGAAATTGCCGAGATCATGGATACGCCGATCGGCACCGTGATGTCGCGGCTGCACCGCGGGCGGCGCGGATTGCAGCGGCTGCTCACGGACTACGCGAGAGAGCGCGGAATCACCCCGGCGGTGGTTGGCGAGGGGAGTTCGTCATGA
- the aroA gene encoding 3-phosphoshikimate 1-carboxyvinyltransferase, whose protein sequence is MQSPWPAPRATSPVDATVVLPGSKSMTNRALLLAALADAPSRVRRPLLARDTTLMLGALCALGLWIVERPGEGRADTVDWTVTPQPLRGPADVDVGLAGTVLRFVPAVAALARGPVTFDGDPRARERPLGPLVTALRALGADVDDGGRGAIPLTIRGHGRVAGGAVTIDASASSQFVSALLLAGARYDGGLDLRHEGPPLPSLPHVAMSVAMLRTAGVEVDDTTPDRWRVVPGPIRAVDVVVEPDLSNAAPFLAAALVTGGQVHVPDWPARTTQAGAALPDLLAEMGATSALDDGGLTLRGTGRVRGLTADLHEVGELAPVLAAACALADSPSRLSGLAHLRGHETDRLAALAHELSALGSDVTETDDGLLIRPRPLHGGVVATYDDHRMAQAGALLGLCVDEVAVQDIATTGKTLPDFVGMWDELLREGR, encoded by the coding sequence GTGCAGTCACCCTGGCCAGCCCCTCGTGCGACCTCACCGGTCGACGCCACCGTCGTGCTGCCCGGGTCGAAATCGATGACCAACCGCGCCCTCCTGCTCGCCGCGCTGGCCGACGCGCCGTCGCGGGTACGGCGGCCGCTGCTGGCCCGCGACACCACGTTGATGCTGGGTGCCCTGTGCGCCCTCGGACTCTGGATCGTGGAGCGGCCGGGCGAGGGACGGGCGGACACCGTCGACTGGACGGTCACGCCCCAGCCGCTGCGCGGGCCGGCCGACGTCGACGTGGGCCTCGCCGGCACCGTCCTGCGCTTCGTCCCCGCGGTCGCCGCCCTCGCCCGGGGACCGGTGACCTTCGACGGTGACCCGCGGGCGCGGGAACGCCCGCTCGGGCCGCTCGTCACGGCCCTGCGGGCGCTCGGTGCCGACGTCGACGACGGGGGCCGTGGCGCGATCCCGCTGACCATCCGCGGGCACGGCCGGGTGGCCGGCGGCGCGGTGACGATCGATGCCTCGGCGTCCTCCCAGTTCGTCAGCGCACTGCTGCTGGCCGGGGCCCGCTACGACGGCGGGCTCGACCTCCGCCACGAGGGGCCGCCGCTGCCGTCGCTCCCCCATGTGGCGATGTCCGTGGCGATGCTGCGGACGGCCGGGGTCGAGGTCGACGACACCACGCCGGACCGCTGGCGGGTGGTGCCCGGCCCGATCCGGGCCGTCGACGTGGTCGTCGAGCCCGACCTGTCCAACGCCGCGCCGTTCCTCGCCGCTGCCCTGGTGACCGGCGGTCAGGTGCACGTGCCGGACTGGCCGGCGCGCACCACCCAGGCCGGGGCCGCCCTGCCCGACCTGCTCGCCGAGATGGGGGCGACCAGCGCCCTCGACGACGGCGGGCTCACCCTGCGGGGCACCGGGCGGGTGCGCGGTCTCACGGCCGACCTGCACGAGGTGGGCGAGTTGGCACCGGTGCTGGCGGCCGCATGTGCCCTCGCCGACAGCCCCTCCCGGCTGTCCGGCCTGGCCCACCTGCGCGGGCACGAGACCGACCGGCTGGCGGCGCTCGCCCACGAACTCTCCGCGCTCGGCTCGGACGTGACCGAGACCGACGACGGCCTGCTGATCCGGCCGCGGCCCCTGCACGGCGGTGTCGTCGCGACGTACGACGACCATCGGATGGCGCAGGCAGGCGCGCTGCTCGGGCTGTGCGTCGACGAGGTCGCGGTCCAGGACATTGCGACGACCGGCAAGACACTGCCCGACTTCGTCGGGATGTGGGACGAGCTGCTGCGGGAGGGACGCTGA
- the rsgA gene encoding ribosome small subunit-dependent GTPase A: MSRRPLDEDDVRVRPGRHGSRPRTKQRPRHRGAAAGVVTAVDRGRYTCLVDGAAVTAMRARELGRGSVVVGDRVALVGDLSGGPGSLARIVRIEPRTSVLRRTADDTDPVERAIVANADQLVVVTSLADPPPSMGFIDRCLVAAYAGGLDPLLCLTKADLSPAAPVLAAYADLGLPAVTTRRDQEPAGLRARLSDRTSVFIGHSGVGKSTLVNTLVPEAERAVGAVSAIGKGRHVSSSAVALPLPGGGWVVDTPGIRSFGLAHVRPADILAAFPDLAAGAETCPPGCDHSATADRCSLDAWVAAGNAEPRRLESFRRLLRARSGEEHW; encoded by the coding sequence CTGAGTCGACGTCCGCTCGACGAGGACGACGTCCGGGTCCGGCCGGGTCGGCACGGCTCGCGCCCGCGGACGAAACAGCGCCCCCGTCACCGCGGTGCGGCCGCGGGCGTCGTGACGGCCGTCGACCGCGGGCGGTACACGTGCCTGGTCGACGGAGCGGCGGTCACCGCGATGCGGGCCCGCGAACTCGGCCGCGGGTCCGTCGTGGTCGGTGACCGGGTGGCCCTGGTCGGCGACCTGTCCGGCGGGCCCGGTTCGCTGGCACGCATCGTGCGGATCGAGCCGAGGACGAGCGTGCTGCGGCGTACCGCCGACGACACCGACCCCGTCGAGCGGGCCATCGTCGCCAACGCCGACCAGCTCGTCGTGGTGACCTCGCTGGCCGACCCGCCGCCGAGCATGGGCTTCATCGACCGGTGCCTGGTGGCCGCCTACGCCGGGGGACTCGACCCGCTGCTGTGCCTCACCAAGGCAGATCTGAGCCCGGCCGCACCGGTGCTCGCGGCGTACGCCGACCTGGGGCTCCCCGCCGTGACCACCCGCCGGGACCAGGAGCCGGCGGGTCTGCGGGCCCGGTTGAGCGACCGGACCAGCGTCTTCATCGGACACTCCGGCGTCGGCAAGTCCACCCTGGTCAACACCCTCGTGCCCGAGGCCGAGCGCGCCGTCGGGGCGGTGAGCGCCATCGGCAAGGGCCGGCACGTCTCGTCCTCGGCGGTCGCGCTGCCGCTGCCCGGCGGCGGGTGGGTCGTCGACACCCCGGGGATCCGGTCGTTCGGGCTGGCGCACGTGCGGCCGGCCGACATCCTCGCGGCGTTCCCCGACCTGGCCGCCGGGGCCGAGACGTGCCCGCCCGGGTGCGACCACAGCGCCACCGCCGACCGGTGCTCCTTGGACGCCTGGGTCGCCGCGGGCAATGCCGAGCCACGACGGCTGGAGTCCTTCCGCCGGTTGCTGCGTGCGCGCTCCGGCGAGGAGCACTGGTGA
- a CDS encoding AAA family ATPase: MTASPDRLFVVVSGPPASGKSTLAPALAAALDLPLLAKDTIKDALMSALGVADLDDSRRLGSASVDVLYAVAADLSGAVLEAPFYRSRARPRLHGLAAPIVEVFCRCDRETLRRRYEERSRARPRAAGHFDESRRPHELWNDEIAVPVAGGWPVIEVDTTGPADVAAVADQVRRAATPDVLPDKTH, translated from the coding sequence GTGACCGCGTCGCCGGATCGACTGTTCGTCGTCGTCTCGGGCCCGCCGGCGAGCGGGAAGTCGACGCTCGCCCCCGCCCTGGCGGCGGCGCTCGACCTCCCCCTGCTCGCCAAGGACACGATCAAGGACGCGCTGATGTCGGCGCTCGGCGTCGCCGACCTCGACGACTCGAGGCGACTCGGCAGCGCGTCGGTCGACGTGCTCTACGCCGTGGCCGCGGACCTCTCCGGCGCCGTCCTGGAGGCGCCCTTCTACCGCAGCCGCGCGCGGCCGCGGCTGCACGGCCTCGCGGCTCCGATCGTCGAGGTCTTCTGCCGCTGCGACCGCGAGACCCTCCGGCGGCGTTACGAGGAACGGAGCCGGGCCCGCCCCCGGGCCGCAGGTCACTTCGACGAGTCGCGGCGCCCGCACGAACTGTGGAACGACGAGATCGCCGTACCGGTCGCGGGCGGATGGCCGGTCATCGAGGTCGACACCACCGGGCCGGCCGACGTGGCGGCAGTGGCCGACCAGGTGCGCCGCGCCGCCACCCCGGATGTCCTCCCGGACAAAACCCACTAG
- the hisN gene encoding histidinol-phosphatase, whose translation MAATRGYSDDLALAHVLADDADATSMSRFRALDLKVETKPDMTPVTDADKAVEEAMRSTLHRARRRDAVLGEEMGRSGAGSRCWVIDPIDGTKNFVRGVPVWATLIALMDGDDVVAGVVSAPALNRRWWAARGAGAFTGRSMSSASPCRVSQVSELADASLSYSGLDGWDGQGRLGRFLSLADTVWRSRAYGDFWSHALVADGAVDVACEPEVSLWDLAPLSLIVEEAGGRFTSLDGRPGPAGGSAVATNGLLHDEVLARLQDGD comes from the coding sequence ATGGCGGCAACGCGCGGCTACTCCGACGACCTGGCCCTGGCCCACGTGCTGGCCGACGACGCAGACGCAACGTCGATGTCCCGCTTCAGGGCCCTCGACCTGAAGGTCGAGACCAAGCCGGACATGACCCCGGTCACCGACGCCGACAAGGCGGTCGAGGAGGCCATGCGCTCCACGCTCCACCGCGCCCGACGCCGCGACGCCGTACTCGGCGAGGAGATGGGACGTTCCGGGGCTGGCTCGCGCTGCTGGGTGATCGACCCCATCGACGGGACCAAGAACTTCGTGCGTGGCGTGCCGGTCTGGGCCACGCTGATCGCGCTGATGGACGGCGACGACGTGGTGGCCGGCGTCGTCAGCGCGCCCGCGCTGAACCGGCGCTGGTGGGCGGCGCGCGGCGCCGGCGCGTTCACCGGCCGCAGCATGTCCTCGGCGTCCCCCTGCCGGGTGTCGCAGGTGTCCGAGCTCGCCGACGCGAGCCTGTCCTACTCCGGCCTCGACGGCTGGGACGGACAGGGACGGCTCGGGCGCTTCCTCAGCCTGGCCGACACGGTCTGGCGCTCGCGCGCCTACGGCGACTTCTGGTCGCACGCCCTGGTCGCCGACGGTGCGGTCGACGTCGCCTGCGAGCCGGAAGTCTCGCTGTGGGACCTCGCCCCGCTCTCCCTGATCGTCGAGGAGGCCGGCGGCCGCTTCACCAGCCTCGACGGCCGGCCCGGGCCGGCCGGTGGCAGCGCGGTGGCCACCAACGGACTGCTGCACGACGAGGTACTCGCCCGGCTGCAGGACGGTGACTGA
- a CDS encoding ABC transporter ATP-binding protein, producing MGAAHPGLPLLHATNIRKRYRQRLVLDDASLVIAPGEAVAIVGENGAGKSTLLKICAGLVQPDDGTVEERGRVGYCPQEPGVLDLLTADEHLILFGQAVGLGRQAALTHGRALLHDLSFPIGDTTVSKHLSGGSRQKLNLALALLGDPPVLLLDEPYQGFDHGSFVSFWHHVDRWREEGKAVVVVTHMLAELDRVDRVVELHVPDQTPPAKEAA from the coding sequence GTGGGCGCGGCACACCCAGGGCTACCGCTGCTGCACGCGACGAACATCCGCAAGCGCTACCGCCAACGACTGGTCCTCGATGACGCGTCCCTGGTCATCGCCCCGGGCGAGGCGGTCGCGATCGTCGGGGAGAACGGCGCGGGCAAGTCGACCCTGCTGAAAATCTGCGCCGGCCTGGTCCAGCCCGACGACGGAACCGTCGAGGAACGCGGCCGGGTCGGCTACTGCCCGCAGGAGCCCGGCGTACTCGACCTGCTCACCGCCGACGAGCACCTCATCCTCTTCGGCCAGGCCGTGGGACTGGGCCGGCAGGCCGCCCTCACCCACGGCCGCGCCCTGCTGCACGACCTGAGCTTCCCGATCGGTGACACCACCGTCTCCAAACACCTCTCCGGCGGCAGCCGGCAGAAGCTCAACCTCGCCCTGGCCCTGCTCGGTGACCCGCCTGTGCTGCTGCTCGACGAGCCCTACCAGGGTTTCGACCACGGCTCGTTCGTCTCGTTCTGGCACCACGTCGACCGCTGGCGCGAGGAGGGCAAGGCCGTCGTCGTCGTCACCCACATGCTCGCCGAGCTCGACCGGGTCGACCGGGTCGTCGAACTCCACGTTCCGGACCAGACCCCGCCGGCCAAGGAGGCGGCGTGA
- a CDS encoding sensor histidine kinase, producing the protein MVTRGDVFDRRWCRPSDLRLAVFVAIVQLAGSHFATRGHPDATPLNAGGYLLLVAGPAALLLRRRWPAQVLLTVFAVTFAYRMLGYPAGPVYLAPAIAYFSAVGAGRRWLARGTLAAAYGAFLWLPPLAGHGSAPSIGLAVGIAAWLLLLATVAEVVRTQRAQGVERRRAREEHSRRRASEERLRIARELHDVLAHNISLINVQAGVALHLLDERPEQGREALLAIKQESKEALQELRSVLGVLRQVDEDAPRSPAPSLLRLDDLTTRASAAGMSVRTEVDGAPQPLPAGVDLAAYRIVQEALTNVTRHAGPANAVVRVVYGSDQLTVEVADDGVGRRTAFDADSASDSGSDSGGNGIPGMRERAVALGGRLEAGPRSDGGFRVRATLPLEGSR; encoded by the coding sequence GTGGTGACCCGCGGCGACGTCTTCGACCGGCGGTGGTGCCGGCCGTCCGACCTGCGCCTCGCGGTCTTCGTCGCGATCGTCCAGCTCGCCGGGAGCCACTTCGCGACGCGCGGCCACCCGGACGCGACCCCGCTCAACGCCGGGGGCTACCTGCTCCTCGTCGCCGGCCCGGCGGCCCTGCTCCTACGCCGACGCTGGCCGGCCCAGGTCCTGCTCACGGTCTTCGCCGTCACGTTCGCCTACCGGATGCTCGGCTATCCCGCCGGGCCGGTCTACCTGGCCCCGGCGATCGCCTACTTCTCGGCGGTCGGAGCCGGCCGGCGGTGGCTCGCCCGGGGCACGCTCGCCGCGGCCTACGGCGCGTTCCTCTGGCTCCCTCCCCTGGCCGGGCACGGGTCGGCGCCGTCGATCGGCTTGGCCGTGGGGATCGCCGCCTGGCTGCTCCTGCTAGCCACCGTCGCCGAGGTCGTGCGTACGCAGCGGGCGCAGGGGGTCGAGCGGCGCCGGGCCCGCGAGGAGCACAGCCGCCGGCGGGCGAGCGAGGAGCGGCTGCGGATCGCCCGCGAACTGCACGACGTCCTCGCCCACAACATCTCCCTGATCAACGTCCAGGCCGGGGTGGCCCTGCACCTGCTCGACGAGCGACCTGAACAGGGACGGGAGGCCCTGCTGGCGATCAAGCAGGAGAGCAAGGAGGCGCTACAAGAGCTGCGGTCGGTGCTCGGGGTGCTCCGCCAGGTGGACGAGGACGCCCCGCGGTCGCCGGCACCGAGCCTGTTGCGGCTGGACGACCTGACCACCCGCGCGTCGGCGGCAGGCATGTCGGTGCGGACCGAGGTCGACGGTGCGCCGCAGCCGTTGCCGGCCGGTGTGGACCTCGCGGCGTACCGCATCGTGCAGGAGGCACTGACCAACGTGACCCGCCACGCTGGGCCGGCCAACGCCGTCGTCCGGGTCGTCTACGGATCGGACCAGCTGACCGTCGAGGTGGCCGACGACGGCGTCGGCCGGCGCACCGCCTTCGACGCCGACTCCGCGTCTGACTCTGGTTCCGACTCGGGGGGCAACGGCATCCCCGGCATGCGGGAGCGGGCCGTCGCACTCGGTGGCCGGCTCGAGGCCGGGCCGCGGTCGGACGGCGGGTTCCGGGTCCGCGCCACGCTGCCGCTGGAGGGCTCCCGATGA
- a CDS encoding response regulator transcription factor: MISILLADDQALVRAGFRALLDAQPDIEVVGEAADGEEAVQLAATLLPDVVLMDIRMPAVDGLAATARITADPRLDKVRIVILTTFELDEYVFEALRQGASGFLVKDTEPADLLRGVRAVADGDALLSPGVTRRLIAEFATRAKEPRPAHELDSLTEREREIMALVAGGLSNDAIAARLVVSPATAKTHVSRAMVKLGARDRAQLVVIAYETGLVRPGWLG; this comes from the coding sequence ATGATCTCGATCCTGCTCGCCGACGACCAGGCCCTCGTCCGGGCCGGCTTCCGCGCGCTGCTCGACGCGCAACCGGACATCGAAGTGGTCGGCGAAGCCGCCGACGGCGAGGAGGCGGTGCAGCTCGCGGCGACCCTGCTGCCCGACGTGGTGCTGATGGACATCCGGATGCCGGCCGTCGACGGCCTGGCCGCCACCGCCCGGATCACCGCCGACCCGCGGCTGGACAAGGTGCGGATCGTGATCCTGACGACCTTCGAGCTCGACGAGTACGTCTTCGAGGCGCTGCGCCAGGGCGCGAGCGGCTTCCTCGTCAAGGACACCGAGCCGGCCGACCTGCTCCGCGGGGTGCGCGCCGTCGCGGACGGAGACGCGCTGCTCTCCCCCGGCGTGACCCGGCGGCTGATCGCGGAGTTCGCCACCCGGGCCAAGGAGCCGCGGCCCGCACACGAACTCGACAGCCTGACCGAGCGGGAACGCGAGATCATGGCCCTCGTCGCGGGCGGTCTGTCCAACGACGCCATCGCGGCCCGGCTGGTGGTCAGCCCGGCGACGGCGAAGACCCATGTCAGCCGGGCGATGGTGAAGCTCGGCGCCCGCGACCGGGCCCAACTCGTCGTCATCGCCTACGAGACGGGCCTGGTCCGGCCGGGCTGGCTGGGCTAA
- a CDS encoding RNA polymerase sigma factor: protein MSEQPAASRDPRAGLLATYDAALPHVYGYLLSRCGRTALAEDLTAETFLAAVDAVRREHPPPVTTAWLVGVARHKLADHWRGQAREQRGLRAVADEGGESADDPWDITLDALQARDTLEQLGPHHRAALTLRYLDDLPVADVAHVLDRTVHATEALLVRARAAFRRAYPTDRSGEEDGDD, encoded by the coding sequence GTGAGCGAGCAACCGGCGGCATCGCGCGATCCGCGGGCCGGCCTGCTCGCGACGTACGACGCGGCGCTTCCGCACGTCTACGGCTACCTGCTGTCGCGCTGTGGCCGCACGGCGCTCGCCGAGGACCTCACGGCCGAGACCTTCCTGGCTGCCGTGGACGCCGTACGCCGGGAGCATCCGCCGCCGGTGACGACGGCCTGGCTGGTGGGCGTCGCCCGGCACAAGCTCGCCGATCACTGGCGCGGCCAGGCCCGGGAACAGCGCGGGCTGCGAGCGGTCGCCGACGAGGGCGGCGAGAGCGCCGATGATCCGTGGGACATCACCCTCGACGCACTGCAGGCCCGCGACACGTTGGAGCAACTCGGCCCGCACCACCGGGCCGCGCTGACCCTGCGCTACCTCGACGACCTGCCGGTGGCCGACGTCGCCCATGTCCTCGATCGCACCGTGCATGCCACCGAGGCACTGCTCGTTCGAGCCCGCGCCGCCTTCCGCCGCGCTTATCCCACCGACCGATCCGGAGAGGAGGACGGCGATGACTGA